A region from the Canis lupus dingo isolate Sandy chromosome 9, ASM325472v2, whole genome shotgun sequence genome encodes:
- the CSF3 gene encoding granulocyte colony-stimulating factor encodes MKLTALQLLLWHSALWMVQEAAPLGPTGPLPQSFLLKCLEQMRKVQADGTALQETLCATHQLCHPEELVLLGHALGIPQPPLSSCSSQALQLMGCLRQLHSGLFLYQGLLQALAGISPELAPTLDTLQLDTTDFAINIWQQMEDLGMAPAVPPTQGTMPAFTSAFQRRAGGVLVASNLQSFLELAYRALRHFAKP; translated from the exons aTGAAGCTGACCG CCCTGCAGCTGCTGCTGTGGCACAGCGCACTCTGGATGGTGCAAGAAGCCGCCCCCCTGGGCCCTACCGGCCCCCTGCCCCAGAGCTTCCTGCTCAAGTGCCTAGAGCAAATGAGGAAGGTCCAGGCTGATGGCACGGCGCTGCAGGAGACGCTG TGTGCCACCCACCAGCTGTGCCATCCTGAGGAGTTGGTGCTGCTCGGGCACGCTCTGGGcatcccccagcctcccctgagCAGCTGCTCCAGCCAGGCCCTGCAGCTG ATGGGCTGCCTGCGTCAACTCCACAGCGGCCTCTTCCTCTACCAGGGCCTCCTGCAGGCCCTGGCAGGGATATCCCCCGAGTTAGCGCCCACCTTGGACACACTGCAGCTGGACACCACCGACTTTGCCATCAACATCTGGCAGCAG ATGGAAGATCTAGGAATGGCCCCCGCCGTGCCACCTACCCAGGGCACCATGCCAGCCTTCACCTCGGCCTTCCAGCGCCGGGCAGGAGGTGTCCTGGTGGCCTCCAACCTGCAGAGCTTCCTGGAGCTGGCATATCGCGCTCTGCGCCACTTTGCCAAACCCTGA